The window TATAGGAATTGTGGTTATTggtgaatattttgataaatatttattatagtattagATTGGATTGAGATTTTGTAGATAGTGTATTATGAAGACGACTTGTGGGTCGAATTGTTGATTATTGAGACCttattttatgcaaatataGGGAGAGTGTTTGAAAACTACTAATTGTTTTAGTTTGGTCggtatttcatttcaaaattgatttcattttatatttgtaaatgaaatagtatagtagtattatttgtttttatatggtgaaaacgacaaataaattattgaaacaaTCGAGAAGTCTGAAACTATGGAATTTTAGACAAAAACTTAAGATGCATGCAACATCACAATACACGCATCTCCACTCGCCTCTTCTTCACCGCCGCATCCTCCTAGCCCCTCATCTTCCCTCTCTATTTGTCGCCGACATCGTGGGATACTCCTATGTGGTGAGACTCGTctaggtaaaaaaaaatgttcaaacACTAGCAGAAGAAAAAAGGTTTTTGGTTGTAAATTTGTACTACATAGTATTTCTAATTAGTTGTAGGAGTATATGTGATGCGAGTAAGTGAAGAATGTGTATGCATAAAGAGCAAATGAGCATTTGTAGATTGAgaaatatatactctgtaAATTTGTAGCACCACTTATTcgattattaaaataattgggCAAGTGTTGTCACtttgtaatataattaatgcatgTATTTAATACTTTGTTTAATAAAGCATCATCATTTTGTAAATCTCACTAATATAACAATGAGCAGATCTCAAATTAACAATATTGACCTAATTAACTAGCTCAAAACAACTTGTTATTTTGCAACCACGAATGCATGATCTAGTTTATTCatgatatagtagtattttttagtattgttaCTAAACCAAATTGGATATAGTAGTATTCTAAAACTTCACGTGGAATGTTGGTTTCTAACCAAATATATTTAAGTTTTAggtccaaaaaataataaataaattaaaaaaacacacGCCGCGACAAAAATATCCATGCATATAGAGGGCTTAAGATTACtacttaatttataattattggaaaattgcaatgaaataatatatattgtacCACTTGTGGTGTGCAATGCAAACATATTTCACATGTTGATTCAACAAAATGTGAAAATCAGGTATCTTtccttttcatcttcttcttttttcatagagagagaaattaatgtgataattaattaagatagtGAATGTAGCCTGCGGAGACCAGCCCCAACATAGCTTAATAATTGCTAATTTACTTTCCCATTAAATAATGTATGAATATGTTTGTTTACTTTCGTTTTCCTTTCAATGTGATCATGTTCTTCATCAAGTCAGATGATATAGGTAACAAAGTaggtacaaaatatttttatcttaatgTCACATTCATATTCCTATTAATTATTCAACTCCCAATCGCCATTTGGCAACTACATATATACGGTTGCTTCATATTatcatagtagtatataattaggGCCAACATTCAAAATGATTGTTGCTTGAGagtgtataaaaaattaaatataatcagGTTAAAACAACATAGTTCTAATTATAAATACAATGCAAATTAGGTTGTTTCTGTATGGGGAAATATAGTCAGTAGTACGTCCGgaccactaaatttttattttccgaGACGCGGAACTCTGGAGATtctattatataaatacaattcgCCCGCAGGGGCGTAGCGCAGTTGGCAACGGAGGGGCAGATCTTGCTGCAATGAGTATGAGTTAAAATCTCACTGCTGTCGTGTCACAAATGTGAGGCCTTGGGAGTGTAGTTGCTTCCATCTCTCAGACACAAATGTGAGGCCTTGGGAGATGGGCTCCTGGTAGGGTTAAGACCTCGCCCTTAACGGGCTACTACATACCCTGATTTAACCTCTTCACATGATGTCGGGCCAGAGTGGTGGAGCTAGTTGCTTCCATCTCTCAGGCACAAGTGTGAGGCCTTGAGAGATGGGTTTCTGGCAGGGTTAAGACCTCGCCCTTAACGGACTACTACGTACCCTGATTTAACCTCCTCGCATGATGTCGGGCTGGAGTGGTGGGACTGCCAATGCGACAGAATCGCCTTTTTTGCTGCAATTATATAAGTACAATTTCATAATTACACATTTATTGAACATTTTTAGAAAGAactttttactaatatttctttagaatttttaattaggCTGCAGCCCAATGAAATCCAATCTGtaaccaaaattttaattgggcCTTAACTGAAGGCCCACATTTCctgtttcaatttattaaatgcaAGGGTAGAGTTGTAATTTCACTCCAATTCGCGAAATAGCAACGGTTTCTCTCTCCTCAGATGAATTAACCGCTTATTTCAGTACTAAATTTCCCAATCGCAAAAGCCCTAAAAAcgaaaaatttcatcaaattgaATTTCCGATTTGACGGATTAATCATCAATCGGCGCCTGAAACTTGCTCGGCGATGTCGTCGAAGCGCAATCACAAGGAGAAAACCGTGCGGCGCCACCAGTACGGGTTTCCTTCACCTTCTTCGCTGCGATTATTGTGCTTGCATTCATTTTTACACCTTTTTTCCTGCATTTCGCTTGCCGTTGTTGTGATATAAGCTCACAATTTAAGTTTTTCGAGCTGGTTTGATGGAAAACGCGAGCTCTTTTAGTGCCTCGCTGGTTTCATAGTGATGATTGAATGTTGATTGATATTGCACTTGTTTGTTATAATTTGTGGAGGTGGTTATGTTATGGTGTAATTGTGCTGAGAgtgtggatttttttttttttttttttttttttttttttttttttttttttttttttttttttttttttagtaaggAGGAGAAGCCGGAAGAGCCTGAGCTGCCGAAATACAGGGACCGAGCTAAAGAGCGGAGGGAAGATCAGAATCCAGACTACGAGATCACTGAACTGACGTCGTTTCATGCCGTTGCTCCTCCTGGAAGTGTTGATATATTGTGAGATGCTCAACATAACTGGCTTCAGCTGTAGTTATGCGTGctctttgtattttaatttactttcgTTTCAGTGTGTTATTATGCTTGTCTTCTTTTGTTACTCAGGTCTGCTGATGCGCACAAGTTATCTATTGAGAAGAGTAAATATCTTGGAGGTATGAGGCTTTAGATGGTTACGCAGTTACTTATTTCGTCtgaatttttgttgttttgataGTTAGTGCTTTTGGCCATGTTTTGGTGGCAGCCTGTGTTTCTGTTTGAGCTAGACTTACATGTTTCATGTGAAGGTTCTTATGAGTGGCTGATTATGTTATTCAGGTGATGTTGAGCACACTCATTTGGTCAAAGGGTTGGATTATGCGTTGCTTAATAAAGTGCGAagtgaaattgataaaaagcCCGATGCTGGAGAAGAGAATGATGGGAAACCTAAGTATGTTACTCTTTTCAGTTCGTTAGAGGCTTGGAATCTGTTTCTACCCTTTCTTACATTTCTTTTGTGGCTTGTTGGGTCCTCTTAGATTTCTTCTGGATTACGTtgttcacacacacacacttacttttttaaaaagaaatggcTTGTATCCTAACTAATAAAAAGGCCCCATGTATATATTATCAGATCTATTTGTTCTGAAAAAGGAGTCTTTTTTCATAAGCCAACTGGGTCTTGAATGGAAATGCTATCTTCATAGTTAATTGGTCAAAGAATAAAGGACTACTTGGTGAAAAAGTTCAGGCTtggtactagtatttaatttcttaatccTGTTCATTCATTCTGCGTTTTACTTGTGTATAGAGTACAAAAGGACGATCAGCCTGTAACTTTCCGCACTGCAACAGCAAAGGtgcatattttctttcttctggGGAATTTGGTTTTTGAAGCTACAGCTGGATATTTGTTCTTTGAACTAATTGTAGTGCTCTTATAACAGTCAGTTTATCAATGCATAGTCAAGCCACAAACAGTCATCAAGACAAATGAAATGTTCCTTCCTGGAAGAATggcttttatttttaacatggtaagacatttaatatttgtaggGTCCAAGCAATTCACAGTTTTTACTGAAATAAAAGAGgtgaaaacaattttttagCCATCCATAGTTGGGTAATCGTGAGCTACTTGATTGATCCTAATATTGCAATGATGCTACGCACAGAGTGTCAATGAGTCCCTTTTCCACCATTGCACTTTGTTATGATAAGATAATCCATCCTAATAGCATCAAAGGATCATGATCTTGATTCATGCTACCGAAATTATTATAGTTCAGCTAGCCTCACAAAGACTTaatgatatattttatgttcacCATGCCATTATGTTAATGTTTTCTGTTGTACCATGATGGACTGTGCATCTATGCAAGACTGATCTGGCAGCAGTTTGGCTGAGTGCTTTCATTTGCTGACATATTCGTTTGATATTGAAGCCTAAATAGTGTCTTGAGTAAAATTGCCTTGTTAGCCAtgttaaaacaatattttgtgTTACATGTATGTCAGGAAAGTGGGTTCTCTCATGACATTCCAACAACTGTCCACAGAAGTAAAGCCGATTGTCCTGTTCCGGAGGTATTTTAGtcctcttttttttgttggttttgttttGCCTTTTTTATGACTGTGTATAATACCATGCCATTCCTTTATCTCCAGGAGATGGTTACCGTGAGTGTTGATGGTTCAGTGCTAGATCGAATTGCTAAGATCATGTCATATCTTCGCCTTGGCTCATCGGGGAAGgttatgaaaaagaaaaagaaagacaaAGATGGAAAAGGTGTTTTATCAAGCATTTGTTGAACTTGTCTAAGCTGTTTCCTATTTCTATAGTCATAAGACGCATTATAGTTTATCTATTAAACCACAAACATATTCGATCTTGGAAGCTTGTTGTGCTTTGCTATTTAACATCGGTGTAGATTATCTATTAAACCACAAACATATTCGATCTTGGAAGCTTGGTGTGCTAATGTGCTATTTAACATCGGTGTAGATTATCTATTAAACCACAAACATATTCGATCTTGGAAGCTTGTTGTGCTAATGTGCTATTTAACATTGGTGTAGATTAAGTAGATAAAGAGCATGATTGCAAAATGGAGTCAGGAAAGAGAACAATGATAGCACAAAAATGTGCTATCTAACATATGATTGTCCTTATTTTGATACTGTCACACAACAACCATTGTTGCTAGTTTCTTATTTGTCTTTACAATCTTCTATTATTGTTGTGGTTCTTTTGACTTCCTTTCTGATATCTCGCAACTCCTAAGCTTGCCTTTCCATTCCCTATATGTCTTGCTGTGCTTGTTCTAACATGACCTGTAATTTTTAGGAAAGAATTTTTCTGTTCCTAATGGATATGAGGAAGATGAAAGGATTTTGAAATCTGAGTCTCTGAAGAATCAAAATGGTGGAGAAATCCGACTGCCACCACCTCCCCCACCTCCCAGAAAGAATTATCCTGACACGAAAGAGAAGGTGGAGTCGCCCATTGTTaggaaagaagaggaagataTTTTTGTGGGTGATGGTGTAGACTATACTATTCCCAGTAAAGATATGAGCCACAGCCCAATTTCAGAGGATATGGAAGAATCTCCTCGGAACAAAGAGAAACAGTCCTACTTTGCTGAGCCTGCGTATGGTCCAGTACCACCTGCTGAGCTATCTCATGGCTGGGAACAAGCAGTTAGTGcatgttattttttctttctcttttggacttctctgatttatttatcatttgaaTCTTAACATTCCGTTTGTCCATGACACTtcagttttattactctatgctTCTCAATGAGTTTCATCTTTGCTGCTCAGGATGGATACGAGGCTTTGCAAGCACAAGCGTTGGCTAGTGGCTACCAAGGAGAGTGGCAGAATTACCAATATGCTGAGCAACTAGCTTACCCTGAGCAGTATCTTCAGCAAGACATGCAGGCTTATGATATGCAAGCTCAAGCCGATCCAAATGCTCTGCAGGATCCGCGTTTCATGACCCAAGAAGAGAAGGATAGGGGCTTGGGATCTGTGTTTAAGAGAGACGATCAGAGACTTCAACAACTGCGTGAAAAGGATGCCCGAGAGAAAGACCCTAATTTTATATCTGATAGTTACTCTGAATGCTACCCTGGTTACCAAGAATATAACCGTGAGGTTGTCGACAGCGATGAGGAAGGTGATTTGTCCAAGATGGACATGGGCGGACGAGTAAGTTTTTGctgttatttcttaaaaagTCAATTACACGTA is drawn from Salvia hispanica cultivar TCC Black 2014 chromosome 6, UniMelb_Shisp_WGS_1.0, whole genome shotgun sequence and contains these coding sequences:
- the LOC125192989 gene encoding suppressor of mec-8 and unc-52 protein homolog 2 isoform X1: MSSKRNHKEKTVRRHHKEEKPEEPELPKYRDRAKERREDQNPDYEITELTSFHAVAPPGSVDILSADAHKLSIEKSKYLGGDVEHTHLVKGLDYALLNKVRSEIDKKPDAGEENDGKPKVQKDDQPVTFRTATAKSVYQCIVKPQTVIKTNEMFLPGRMAFIFNMESGFSHDIPTTVHRSKADCPVPEEMVTVSVDGSVLDRIAKIMSYLRLGSSGKVMKKKKKDKDGKGKNFSVPNGYEEDERILKSESLKNQNGGEIRLPPPPPPPRKNYPDTKEKVESPIVRKEEEDIFVGDGVDYTIPSKDMSHSPISEDMEESPRNKEKQSYFAEPAYGPVPPAELSHGWEQADGYEALQAQALASGYQGEWQNYQYAEQLAYPEQYLQQDMQAYDMQAQADPNALQDPRFMTQEEKDRGLGSVFKRDDQRLQQLREKDAREKDPNFISDSYSECYPGYQEYNREVVDSDEEGDLSKMDMGGRAKGRLHRWDFETEEEWAKYNEEKEAMPKAAFQFGVKMQDGRKTRKQNREQKLTNDLHKINKLLARKKAEMGGDKNDDGRSYGDETPGKKLRI
- the LOC125192989 gene encoding suppressor of mec-8 and unc-52 protein homolog 2 isoform X2, which produces MSSKRNHKEKTVRRHHKEEKPEEPELPKYRDRAKERREDQNPDYEITELTSFHAVAPPGSVDILSADAHKLSIEKSKYLGGDVEHTHLVKGLDYALLNKVRSEIDKKPDAGEENDGKPKVQKDDQPVTFRTATAKESGFSHDIPTTVHRSKADCPVPEEMVTVSVDGSVLDRIAKIMSYLRLGSSGKVMKKKKKDKDGKGKNFSVPNGYEEDERILKSESLKNQNGGEIRLPPPPPPPRKNYPDTKEKVESPIVRKEEEDIFVGDGVDYTIPSKDMSHSPISEDMEESPRNKEKQSYFAEPAYGPVPPAELSHGWEQADGYEALQAQALASGYQGEWQNYQYAEQLAYPEQYLQQDMQAYDMQAQADPNALQDPRFMTQEEKDRGLGSVFKRDDQRLQQLREKDAREKDPNFISDSYSECYPGYQEYNREVVDSDEEGDLSKMDMGGRAKGRLHRWDFETEEEWAKYNEEKEAMPKAAFQFGVKMQDGRKTRKQNREQKLTNDLHKINKLLARKKAEMGGDKNDDGRSYGDETPGKKLRI